CGGCTACCGCTTTCATGTAGAATTGAAGTACCCCACCGACGCGCCAGCGTCGGGCAATTATCGTCGGGACGTGGCTCAGCCTGGTAGAGCACTCGCTTGGGGTGCGAGGGGTCGGCAGTTCAAATCTGCCCGTCCCGACCAATAAATCTCGCCCTCTGCTTCATGGACTACAAGCCCATCGGATTCCGCTTGCCGGCCCGACATTTTTCGCTACCAGAATTTTCCCGAGATCTTCCCATCTCGTCTCCTGGCGAAGGCTCTCAGCATGCTCGTGTCCAGTTCTGGAGGGGTGCACTACAGCACCAACCCCGCAGCAATCTCTATGAAGGTTCCTTTCCGAGACCAGAAGGAAGACTCTTATGCTGCTTCGTCAATCATGGCGAGGATGTCCTGTTCTATGTCCTTCGCGAGAGCATCCACCCCGGCCAGTCCAGTTGCCTTCAAGAGATCAGTAGGTTTCACGGTAGCAATTGTGCAACCCGTCTCGTCACTAAATACGGAGATTCTGCATGGAAGCACCGTAGAGGCTTTCATTTCCGCACGCAGTGCCTTCGCCGCCGCCTGTGGATTGCAGACGTCATAGATGCGGCACTCCGAATTTATCTCAATGCCTTTGGTGTGCAGTGTGGTCTTAAGATCGAGAACGTGCAGGACACCGAATTTATGACGCTGTGCTGCCGCCTGAAGCCGGTCTCCGACTTCCTCGGGTGAACGTGACGAATGTTTACTGTAAGTCATAATGCCGCCTCTATTGATTTCTTCGCATGAGCAACCCGACAACGAGGGCGATTAGAACTACCACGAAGATCCACATCCAACCCATGTTCCATCCATCCATGCCATATCCGTGCATTGCCCCTCCTACGCAGTCCTATTCCCACACTCGTCTCGATCGAGCGCCGAAGATTGGGATATGTCGCGTTACTTCTTCTGATCCTTCGCCATCCCGCCATCCTTCTTCGTTGTCTTGCCAGTCTTCTTGTGCGCGTCCATTTGATCTGACATCGCGGAGATCCGGTCCGTCATCTTCTGCATGTGATCCATCATCATTTGCATCTGGTCCATCATGGAATGTTTTAATTCCATCTCGCTCTTCATGTTGGCTTGTTCGGTCTCCATGTGGCTCTTCATGGCTGCATCGGCGGACTCCATCTTGGCCATGTTTTCTTTCATGGCGGACTGCATCTTTTCCATCTGTGCCTGCATTTGCTGCATGTGGCTCTGCATTTCCTCAGCGCTCGCTGGCATGTTCTTCATGTCCATGGGCTTGGACGCGGCATCTTGAGCCAAGCTCGGGACACACATTAGGGCGAGTACAACAAGCGCTACGAATACTGGCTTCGGCATGTTCATAGTTCTTCTTTCCTCGGAAGTCTGAAATACAGCAAATAATGGTAAGAATCGTTGTCGGGCCATGTCTGTTCAGAATTGCTCAATTCGACGGCAGATAGGAACAGCAGCGAATTCTGTACCGGGTCGTTCGTATCCGTCCCGTTCGTGCCCGATTGACGGGCTTACTCCGATCTAAAAGGGCGTTATCGTTACCTATTTCAAATTGAGGCAATTTGAAGGACCACGGCGGGCGCGAAGAGTAAGAAAGTTCTAAAATCGTCTGCTAAAGCCGACCATTCTTCAATTTCCTGTGTAACTCACTGAAAAGTCAGTTCGAGAATTTTCGCCAAAAAGCAGAGTTCTAAAATCGTCCTCTAAGGCCGACCATTATTCCCAATAATTTCAAGGAAAATTAGTCAGCCCCGACAGCTTGGGGTAGCAAATGTCGATAAGAGAGTCGAACTGCACTCATTCTTGGCGAGTCTGTATCAGCGTTATGGGCTTGTTTTCGGCGACAAAGAGGCCGAGCAGGTGCTCCCAAAAGAAGAATTCGACAAGAAAGCCTTTCAGGCCAACGCGCGACGCTTGGAAGAACGCTTGAGGAGCCTCGGGTTAGTGCGACGCTTAATAAAGGATGCGCAGAACCCTGTCTCCAAGGGGTGCGTTCCCGCCGCTTCCGCCGACGCTGACAGCAAAGAACTTAGGCCGCCGATAACGGCGGCCTGAGGGCTGTCTCCAATACTCTGGGTTCAGAAACAGGCGCAAGTTGCTTCATAAAGCATTGGTACGCATCCTTGAACGCGAACCTTTAGAAGTGAGAGGAGGTCTTAAAACTTGAGGGTATATCTTTAATAAGCAGGGAAATGGTTGAAACAAAGCTTAAAAGCTAGAGAATGTCTTAAACTTTAGGCGGCTTAACTTTAAGGCCGTAAGTTCTTCTTATAGAGGAGTCAATGAACCGAGGGATTCAGGGCCGACTAGCTAAGCAAACGACAAGCCCGGAGCCGTTCTCTGCTTTTGTTCCCAATCCTCTGCCCCCCTTACCTCCTCTTGAATTTACCCCTGAGTTGCTAAAGCTTAAAGAGAGAGCAGATCTTGCCCTAGGGCGCCTAGACGGCATTGCCCGTCTCTTACCCGACTTACACCTCTTTCTCTACTTCTACGTCAGAAAAGAAGCAGTGCTCTCGTCCCAGATTGAGGGAACCCAATCCTCCTTATCAGACTTGCTCCTGTTCGAGAACGATCAGATTCCCGGTGTGCCGATAGATGATGTTCAAGAAGTCTCCAATTATGTAGCGGCTCTGCAACACGGGGCAGATCGGATCAAAGACGGCTTTCCTATTTCGCTTCGTCTGATCAAGGAAATCCATAGGGTCTTGCTTAGCAAAGGACGTGGCTCAAACAAAGAGCCCGGAGAATTTAGACGAACGCAGAACTGGATTGGAGGTACAAGGCCAGGAAATGCGCGTTTCGTGCCGCCGCCATTCTCCGAAGTTCTCGAGTGTATGGGCCAACTTGAGAAGTTCTTCCATGAAGGAGCTGAGAAATACTCCACGTTGGTTAGAGCGGCACTAATTCATCTTCAATTCGAGACGATTCACCCGTTCCTAGATGGGAACGGCAGAGTAGGACGCCTTCTCATAACCTTACTTCTCGTCTCAGACAAAGTTCTGTCGGTCCCGTTGCTCTATTTGTCCCTATATTTCAAGATTCACCGCAATCGCTACTACGAGCTGCTACAGAACGTAAGGTTTGAAGGGATATGGGAAGATTGGCTCACCTTCTTCTTCGAGGCAGTGGAAGTCACTGCCCAACAGGCAGTCGATACTGCGGAGAAGATTCTTCAGCTGTTTGAGTCTGATAAGGCAAAGATCAACGGCCTCGGTCGAGTAAAGGGTTCTGCTTTACAAGTGCACGAAGTCCTTCAGCGAAGAGCATTCGTGACCATTCCTTCTGCATCGCGTGAACTGAAGTTGAGCCAGCCAGCGGTAACGAATGCCCTACGAGCTCTTCAGGCACTCGGTATCGTGGCCGAATCAACAGGGCGCACCTGGAAACGAATCTACGTTTACAAGGCATATTTGCGACTACTGAATGAAGGCATGGACATCGTTGAAGGCCAGGAACAAACAGCAGCGACGAATTTAGCGGGGTAAGTTTCGCTACTCGATCTGCTGAACTATCTTGATTAACATTCGATAGCTACTGTTCACCACGTCCGGCTATGACTCTGGTGTCCATCCTGTCGGTTCCCCAGCGCGGCGTCTTCATTCCCAAAATGAAACCGCGTGTTGGCATGAGCATATCCTTGATTTCACTGATTCTGAGGGCACAACTTGCAGTACGGCACTGCAGCGCAGCTTCATTGCACCCCTCTCAGTGATATTGATCACGGAACAAGTCCCTATCTTTACTGTTGAATCTATAACGCTACTGAGTCAAAGGCGTTGGCGGTTCACCGCTCGCTTGGGCCCCCATCCCGCCTGATAATTCTGCCCGGAGATTCACGATATGGACGAACTCTTCGCCGTCATCGGCGGAATCGTGCTGTGGAGTGCACTGCTGTACGGCGGCTATCGCATCTTCAAGTCATTCATGAGAGGCGTAGTGACCGGTCTCGAGACACCAACGACACCAACACAACCTGTTGCGGCGGTCTGCTCTTGGTGCGGTACACCGCGCACGACCTCTCCTGTTTGCACAGTATGCGGCAATTCAGTCAAGCAGGAGATGTGATGACCTTCTGGAACGTTGCTAACGGCCGACCCTCTGACTTAATTCCTATTAAAGATCCTTCTAAAATCGCCGCGGTAGCTGAAAATGTAGGTGGAATGCTCGGTGGTAGCGGACTTGCCGTCGGTGGTGCATTCCTTTTTCTCGCGGGTCTGGCACCGCTATATCCAGCAGGCCTACTTGCGATGAAAGGCGTGCAGCATGCTTCGAGATCCGCTCGCTCCATACCTGACGCCTTAGAGGCCGTTGAGAACGCACGAAGTGAGGCTGCCGCCGCCCGGCGACTGCAAGCGATTCGGTATTACGAGCGTGCCTTGGATATCGATCCGCGGAATCACGTTATTCTGTCGCGGGTTGCGTTTACGTATGCAGCCGTAGGGAAATTGGAGGATGCGACTGCAGCGATAGACAGGGCTCTGGAATTCTGTCCAGACAATCACCTGTATTGGTTAGCAAAAGGCACAATTAGCCTGGCGATCGCCGACCTAAGCGGTGCCCGGAAGTGTTTTGAGAGGGCGTCGACACTCAACCCCACTGATCCTGACACTTGGTCCAACCTCGGGCTCGTTTGCGAGCAACTGTCTGACCTGACCACGGCACAGCGCTGCTGGGAAAGTCTATTGGGTCTTGCGCCCGAGAATCCGTCAGCATGGATCAACCGCGGAGAATTGGCCTACCTGCTTGGAAACACCGCGGAGGGTGTCAAGTCGTGGATTAAGGCCTGCGAACTTGATCCCTCGATCACGCCGAAATGGGTCCTTGAATATGAAATCGGGGCGACATCATTTTCTAGAGGTGACCTTAACTCGGCAGATACTCACTACGACAACGCGATAGCGTTGAATCCTACGTATGCCCAACCGTGGATCGGAAAAGCTCTTTGCGGACGGAAGCGAGGCGATCTGAGGGCAGGTCTCGGATTTCTGGACAAGGCTCTCGAACTCGACGGGAAGAACGCGAATGTCTGGTTCAATCGCGGCAATTTCCTTTCAGAATTGAAACAGGAAGAAGATGCAAAACTTGCCTGGGAACAAGCGTTCTTGATTGACCCGACTGTTCGCGTTCCATGGGTGATCAGCTTCGATGAAGGATTGAAGTTTCTCAACATTGCTCAGGCACAGACAGCGGTTCCGTATTTCTATAAAGCTACTTCCCTATATCCAGCATTCGCTGAAGGCTGGTTCAGAAAAGGTGTGGCACATCGCGCTCTTGGGCAAGATCAAGAAGCTCGCCAGTGCTGGAGACGATGCTTGGAGGTGAAGAGCGATCACGCGTTGGCGCAACTTAACCTAGGAAGTCTTGAGTTTGAAGCTGGGAACCGCATTGGTGCGATGGAACTCTGGGAGAAGGCTTTAGGCGCAAACGAAAAGCTGTCGCAGGCCGCGATGAATAAAGGCGCCGCACTAGCGGATGCAGGACAACTACAAGACGCAATGGAGTACTTCTCAAAAGCATTAGCAGCTGGCCATCCTCGTGCGGGCGACGCACTGCAACTCGCGCAAAGATACGAAAAGATGGATCCCACAGCGGGACCACTTCCCTAAAGGAGTCCGAAATGAGCATTTGTCTCAATTGTGGATCAGAGGTTGCGCACGCTGAGCACTGTGCTACGTGCGGCGCATACACAAAAGTTACTGCCACAGAGCAAAGGGGAGCCGTAAGTGATGGGTTTACTCCACCGGCCACAAGATTAGTCCGTCCCAAAAAGGGCCGAGTCATAGCCGGAGTCTGTGCAGGTCTTGCTGGTCGCTTTGGAATGTCAGTGAATCTAATCAGGTTCCTCTTTGTCATCCCGGGAGTGTTCTGGTTCATAGGCCCGATCACTTACCTAGTCCTTTCCCTAAAGCTAAAGGAATGGCCACCGTCCGTACCCGAACCGGTATATCAGCGGCTCCAGGACAAATCTGTTCAACTTGAGCAGCGGGCACAGACTACCAAGAACTGGGGCACGATACTAAAACTCCTTGGTGCGTTTGGCGTTCTATGTTTTATCGGTGGAATTCTCTTTCACACTGCGGAAATCACCATAGTGGGATTCTTTTGCCTGCTTGCAACTGTCCCGATCTATGTCGTCAAAGCATTTTCAGCGGACCGAGTCAGAGCAGTCGCCAAGCACGAAGAGAAACGCCTGGTTCTAGAAAATCATGGAGAACGAATCTGTTCGGAATGTAATGTCATCCTCCCAGCACAAACTAAAGTTTGTCCAAGCTGCGGCAGCGACAAAGTCTTCGTCCGCGCTGATGCAAAAGTCATACCGAATACAAACCCCGGTGATCCTTTTCTGGAGAAGCTTGTTCGCGCTGAACTTGATGCGGGGAGAAATGCCGCCGCAATCAACGTATACATAAAGCATACCGGAGGCACTCTGGGTGAGGCGTTGAAGTATTTGCAGGACCTGAAGAGCAAGCCCGCGGCGACAGTCACATAAGCGCATTACGGGTACACACCAGGCGGTCGCTTTTGCATTTGTGAGTGTCTGTATGTCTATTGGCAGAGCCGATTCTGCCTCAAAGTACGAGGAGAGATTCGGATATCATCTGGAGGCAACAAAGAGGCCACCGTTGGTGGACCGCAGCAGGGCCGAGAAATCGCCGATACTGCACTGCCCTTAAGATCCTTTCCTGACTTGCGCCTGTTTCTGAACCCGGAGTCTTGCGCACTACCTCACGCGGGGATTTCTCCCCGCGTGTTTTCTTGCACTTGCGAAGCCGCCGGAACGACCCCTTTGGGCACTAGGTCTGCCGCCCGCTCTTCCCGCAGGACTCGGCAGACGCTGGTGCGGGAGATCCGGTACGCCTTCGCCAGATCGGTGAGGCTCATGCCGCGAGCGCGGTCACGAAGCAGCGCCTGACGATCGACATTCAGCGGTTCACGTCCGATGCGCCGGCCTTCGAGCCGGGCACGACGCATGCCGGCACGGACACGCTCGATAATAAGGTTGCGTTCGAGCTCGGCGATGGCGCCGATGATGACGACCAGGGCACGGCCGAGCGGTCCGCCGGTGTCGATGTTCTCCCGGAAGGAGACGAACTCGATCTCGAGATGGTTCAGCTCGTCGAGGACCTCGAGGAAGTGGCGTACCGATCGCGCCATGCGATCGAACGCCCACACCATCACGACGTCGAACTTCTTGCGTCGAGCGTCGGCCAGTAGTTGATCGAGACCGGGGCGCTTTGCCTTCGCGCCCGAGATCTTGTCGGTGACCTCGGCGACGACTTCGAACCCACGCTGCGCGGCGAGGCCGCGCAGGTCATGTAGTTGGGTTTCGGGGTGCTGATCGACAGTGGAGACGCGCATGTACAGGGCCGCACGCTTCATTAGCGACGACCTTTCTTCAGGCCGGCGGGCAGACCCTTCGGGTAGTTCTTCGCGACGTATTCCTGGACGAGTTCGATGAGGACCGTCGTCATATCCTTGCCCTGAGCGACGGCTGCGACCTTGAAGGCCGCGTGCAGATTTGAATCCATGTTCACGTTCATACGTTTCAGCACAGGCTCCTTCGCCATGTTTCACCTCCTTCCTGGGGTTGAAGCAGGGTGTGAACAGCACGCGCCGTCCGGCTGGGCAGGCCGGCGGCGCAAGGGACTACTGAACCGTTTGCTCCTGCGCTAGCGTCGACATGATCGACGCCATTAACAGATCGCTGGTGCGGACCTCGAGCGTCTCGGAGATCGTGCGGACCATCTTGTATTCCTGCGGCACGTAGCCGGCCTCGATGGCGATCCACTCGGAGCTGGTGATGCCGGTCAGCTCGGCAGCCTGTTCGACGGTCAGATTGAGCTTGCGGCGGCGGTCACGGACGAAGCGGCCGAAGAGGTGAGTGTAGAAGACCTGGTCGGGGGCGGAAGGATTGATGAGTACCATACTCATAGACGTATTCTACTCCGGTGTTCAGCTCCGTCAAGAGCTGAGTTAGTTGACTACGCCTCCGACTCTACTTGTCCCGCCAGGCAGAACCAAAAACACGGCCCACTCTCGATCGCGGCCGCGTTGGACATCCAGAACGCGGGCTTCATGATTCCCCGCGCGATGACGACCATCGTGCAGGAAGGTATCGAGCCCCTGCTCATCGGCGAGAAGCTGATGCAGAAGGTCCAGTACAAGCCGGGAATGACCACCATCTTCCCCGCCATCGAACCGCTGCGCGCGGACGAAGCTGGCGACGGCATGGACCTGCCGCAGTACAACATCAACATCGGTGGAGCCCAGAGCTTCGGCGTGCAGGTTCAACGTCACGGTCTTCGCCTGAAGATCGCCAAGCCGGTTCGTCGATGAGTCGGGAAGCCGAGGATCAAGAGCCGGGCTGCGACGGGCCGGCAACGGACTGGCGCGGCGCAAAGAGGAGGCTCATGTTCGGCTTCATCACCAGGTCTCTTCGTCCTGTGGCACTAAAACAAGCTCGCGCACACGCGCGAGACCGGACGAAGAGCGTCCCCACTGTAGCCGCGCATCCCACCCGACTCGAGGCGGTCGGCCATTCTGTACGGACACGGCCGGGATCCCATATGGGTTCCGGAAACGCACCAGCACTTATGGAACATTCTGCGGGTAGGAGAGGGACAGATTACGTGCTAGTAATTTCCAGGCGAAACCATGACTTTTGACCGGCAGGTCGAGGAACTGTCCCCATTAGGCTCGTCGATACTCTTCAACGGTGATCGGCGGCCGCTGTCCCTATCTTCCCCGCGCGTCCGATCTACTCCGATCCAGGTCGGCCGGATCACGGGATCGAGAGCAGGAGAGCAGCACTTTTGCTCTCTGCACCGGGACTTTTAGAACATTTACAGGGTAGATGGGGGACAACCGGCGACTAGCAATCGCCTCGCAGGATCATGGATCTAATCACATATATAAGAAGATGTGTCTCTCAGGTAGTCGATGTTCACCAACTTCTTCTTGGCTGGGCCGCGACTCGGCCCAACTACAGCCCGAGTCGACGTCCCTGACGCCAACCGTTTGCGCATCACAGCTCGGAATTCAAGTGTTGAGTGTGGGCCGTTCCGAGTGCATGCATCCGTGCATGCGCCTGGGCACGGGTCGCTTGCTGGACAGGTGCACGCCCCAACTTTCACCTGCATAAACTCGCAAGGTCAAATATATTGACTTTAGTCAAACGTCGACACTGAGGGACCGAACAATGGATTGGAAAACAGTGCTGTCCACCACGCGAGTACGTGACCACTTCGGGGGAGGCGCCTCTGTCCGATCATCGGTCGATTTGCGCTCCGAGTTTGAACGGGATTTCGGACGGTGCATTTACTCTGCGCCTTTTCGAAGATTACAGGACAAAGCACAGGTGTTTCCGCTCGAACCGCAAGATGCGGTCCGCACCAGGCTGACACATTCGATCGAGGTGTCGAGTGTAGCTCGGGGCCTTGGCGCCGATATCGGACGATGGCTACTTGAGAATAAACTCGTCGATCCAACTCTCGTTTCTCCAATAGAAGTCATCGCGGCGACATGTGGCATGATTCATGACCTCGGGAATCCCCCCTTCGGTCATGCAGGCGAACAAGCAATCTCAGAGTGGTTCGAAAAGACCTTTCGCCCGTGCAATCACCTGTTCGGAACAAGTACACAACTTGCTCAGGATTTTCTAAGGTGGGATGGTAACGCTCAGACGATTCGACTTATAACGAAGCTTCAGGTTTTAGCCGACGACTTCGGGCTGAATCTAACCGCAGGAACCGTGTCAGCAGCATGCAAATATGTGGCTGCATCGCATGAAGTAGACAAAACGAAGGGGCACGAGTACTCGAAGCCCGGGTATTTCTTCTCTGAAAGTAATGTAGTAAAGGCTGTCCGTGAAATTACTGGAACTGGAGTCGCTCGCAATCCTATATCGTATCTCGTGGACGCCGCCGACGATATCGTTAACGCCACAGTTGACCTCGAAGATGGGATCAAGAAGCGTTTAATTACGTGGTCCGAGTTGGACTCGTTATTGAGGAACAAGGCTAACGGAAATGCTCATTTCGACAATGCTGTTGCTCTAGCGAAGGAAAAGATAGGAACGGCACTTCAGGGACTTCGCGCGATGAAGGTCTCGCACAAACATTCAGAACGTATGCAATCATCGAATTCGTAACTGCCGCTGTCAAAGCGTTTCAGAACCATTACGAAGAGATCATGGGAGGAAAGTACCATGGAGACCTCATGAAGGACTCTTCAGCTTGGCCACTTATGCAAGCCTGCAAAGATATCTCCAGAGAAATCATCTACAGATCTGATGAGGTGCTAGAAGTTGAGCTCCTTGGCCGCCAAGTGATACAGGACCTGTTGTCCGTGTTCTGGGATGGCGCAGTGACTGGTGGCAAGGATATTGCGCATAAGGAATTCTCCGGGAAGGCTTACCTTTTGATGTCTTCGAATTACCGACATGTGTTTGAACGCGCATTGGAAAAGATAAAATCAGGATCATCTCCATTCCCTGAGCAGTACTGTCGGCTTCAACTAGTGTGTGACTATGTAGGAGGCATGACAGACAGTTTCGCAGTAATGCTCCACAAACGGCTGAAGAATGGATGACATTTGCAAGAACTCGAATTCCAAGCTTCTGCTGACTTCCAGCGTCGCTACCTTTCTCGCTTCGAGCGCTTCTTCTGCAGGTGCCATGCAGGAAGCACTGCGTGTGATGGAGACCTATCGATGGCAGTGCGTGCTTTTCGGAGGCTTGCTTCGTGACCTCTTCATTTTGGGCTCGTCACACAAAACACGCGATATCGATCTCGTTGTCAGTGGAGGGTCGTCCGAAGAAATAGCTGCTGCTTTCGGAGGCGATACCGTCAAGAGAACGAGGTTCGGTGGAATAACAGTTCGGCGCGGCGAATGGCTTCTCGATATTTGGCCGTTACAGGAAACGTGGGCTTTCTCGAAGATGGGAATGCCAACTCCAACATTTTCGGACTTACCCAAAACTACTTTCTTAAACGTGGAGGCGGTTGCCGTCGATCTGTGCTGCCGCGGCAACGAAGAACGACTGGTATATGAGCATGGCTTCTTTGAAGCAGTCGGGCGACGGACGATCGAGATAAATTTCGAACCTAACCCATATCCGCTCTTATGTGTGGTTCGATCATTCGTCACTGCCGGCAGGCTCAGTTTCAGAATCGGTCCGCGATTGATGCGTTTCGTGTCAAAGAGCACAGAGCGTGTGTCGACAGATGAATTAATCGCAATCCAGAAATCTCATTACGGACATGTACGATTAACGGCCGAGAGCCTACACAGATTCTTGCGAGTGATTTCAGAAGCGGTGGACCGAGATTCTTCGGACAGCGTGGAATTGCCAATTTCCCCAATGGAAAAAATGGCCCTATTGCAGGATGTATCAGTTGAATAGGGTCTTCCTGACAAGTGGTAGCGTTTTGATTTAAAGCACAACTTCTGTGCCACGCAAGAAGCGGCCGCTGCCTTCCTCCGACGAGAACAATACTGCAATTGCATTCGTTTTAAATCGTTCGACTTTATGTTCGGCTCGCATCGCCGCGGCGCATCAGGCTGTTTCTGCTTTCAAACCCGGCGAGTTCATTTTGCGGCCATGTTGAAGGTTAGGTTTTCGATTGCGAAGTTACGCGTGCAGGACTTTCGGGGGAATGCGGTACTCTTCTTCCGCCTATGAAGAAACCTGAGAAGTGGTCGTTAGAGATGGCCTCCGACGTTCTTGCAATGCACGACCGCGGACAGCGCCTTCGCGACATTTGTGCGAGGTACAACGTTCACCATAGCCAAGTACAACAATTTCTTGGCTGGCATGGGAGGCAATCCCATCCGAGAGAGTACATAACAGGCGATCTGTTGCACAGCATCATC
The DNA window shown above is from Terriglobia bacterium and carries:
- a CDS encoding DUF302 domain-containing protein: MTYSKHSSRSPEEVGDRLQAAAQRHKFGVLHVLDLKTTLHTKGIEINSECRIYDVCNPQAAAKALRAEMKASTVLPCRISVFSDETGCTIATVKPTDLLKATGLAGVDALAKDIEQDILAMIDEAA
- a CDS encoding Fic family protein yields the protein MNRGIQGRLAKQTTSPEPFSAFVPNPLPPLPPLEFTPELLKLKERADLALGRLDGIARLLPDLHLFLYFYVRKEAVLSSQIEGTQSSLSDLLLFENDQIPGVPIDDVQEVSNYVAALQHGADRIKDGFPISLRLIKEIHRVLLSKGRGSNKEPGEFRRTQNWIGGTRPGNARFVPPPFSEVLECMGQLEKFFHEGAEKYSTLVRAALIHLQFETIHPFLDGNGRVGRLLITLLLVSDKVLSVPLLYLSLYFKIHRNRYYELLQNVRFEGIWEDWLTFFFEAVEVTAQQAVDTAEKILQLFESDKAKINGLGRVKGSALQVHEVLQRRAFVTIPSASRELKLSQPAVTNALRALQALGIVAESTGRTWKRIYVYKAYLRLLNEGMDIVEGQEQTAATNLAG
- a CDS encoding tetratricopeptide repeat protein, which translates into the protein MTFWNVANGRPSDLIPIKDPSKIAAVAENVGGMLGGSGLAVGGAFLFLAGLAPLYPAGLLAMKGVQHASRSARSIPDALEAVENARSEAAAARRLQAIRYYERALDIDPRNHVILSRVAFTYAAVGKLEDATAAIDRALEFCPDNHLYWLAKGTISLAIADLSGARKCFERASTLNPTDPDTWSNLGLVCEQLSDLTTAQRCWESLLGLAPENPSAWINRGELAYLLGNTAEGVKSWIKACELDPSITPKWVLEYEIGATSFSRGDLNSADTHYDNAIALNPTYAQPWIGKALCGRKRGDLRAGLGFLDKALELDGKNANVWFNRGNFLSELKQEEDAKLAWEQAFLIDPTVRVPWVISFDEGLKFLNIAQAQTAVPYFYKATSLYPAFAEGWFRKGVAHRALGQDQEARQCWRRCLEVKSDHALAQLNLGSLEFEAGNRIGAMELWEKALGANEKLSQAAMNKGAALADAGQLQDAMEYFSKALAAGHPRAGDALQLAQRYEKMDPTAGPLP
- a CDS encoding PspC domain-containing protein; protein product: MSICLNCGSEVAHAEHCATCGAYTKVTATEQRGAVSDGFTPPATRLVRPKKGRVIAGVCAGLAGRFGMSVNLIRFLFVIPGVFWFIGPITYLVLSLKLKEWPPSVPEPVYQRLQDKSVQLEQRAQTTKNWGTILKLLGAFGVLCFIGGILFHTAEITIVGFFCLLATVPIYVVKAFSADRVRAVAKHEEKRLVLENHGERICSECNVILPAQTKVCPSCGSDKVFVRADAKVIPNTNPGDPFLEKLVRAELDAGRNAAAINVYIKHTGGTLGEALKYLQDLKSKPAATVT
- a CDS encoding recombinase family protein, whose translation is MKRAALYMRVSTVDQHPETQLHDLRGLAAQRGFEVVAEVTDKISGAKAKRPGLDQLLADARRKKFDVVMVWAFDRMARSVRHFLEVLDELNHLEIEFVSFRENIDTGGPLGRALVVIIGAIAELERNLIIERVRAGMRRARLEGRRIGREPLNVDRQALLRDRARGMSLTDLAKAYRISRTSVCRVLREERAADLVPKGVVPAASQVQENTRGEIPA
- a CDS encoding plasmid partition protein ParG, translated to MAKEPVLKRMNVNMDSNLHAAFKVAAVAQGKDMTTVLIELVQEYVAKNYPKGLPAGLKKGRR
- a CDS encoding helix-turn-helix transcriptional regulator: MSMVLINPSAPDQVFYTHLFGRFVRDRRRKLNLTVEQAAELTGITSSEWIAIEAGYVPQEYKMVRTISETLEVRTSDLLMASIMSTLAQEQTVQ
- the dgt gene encoding dNTP triphosphohydrolase: MDWKTVLSTTRVRDHFGGGASVRSSVDLRSEFERDFGRCIYSAPFRRLQDKAQVFPLEPQDAVRTRLTHSIEVSSVARGLGADIGRWLLENKLVDPTLVSPIEVIAATCGMIHDLGNPPFGHAGEQAISEWFEKTFRPCNHLFGTSTQLAQDFLRWDGNAQTIRLITKLQVLADDFGLNLTAGTVSAACKYVAASHEVDKTKGHEYSKPGYFFSESNVVKAVREITGTGVARNPISYLVDAADDIVNATVDLEDGIKKRLITWSELDSLLRNKANGNAHFDNAVALAKEKIGTALQGLRAMKVSHKHSERMQSSNS